gattgtaatagcgatccatctggattcatgaacttaattctaactTAATTGTGCGGTGCATAagagatacaatttgaaacgtcattatacagcTGGACATGCTGGGGAGTACgcaaaaaaatgttaagaaatcttttcttgccagcctcacccagactttgCGTTCAGTGGCCCGcagataaattgagtttgagacccctggtcttgaGGAATCTTGCAGCTCAGCGCTGCAGGAACTTCACGCACCAGCCCGGACTTGCGTGGATTAATTAGACGCGTCGGCGCGGGTTCTGTATTATGCACAACAAAATTGTAAAAATGcatgaatattttatttttttgctattgTTTTTATTCGTGCACACATAACACTGTCATTATCGCATTGGCAAAAATGTTTTGTAGAGTGCGGATAGGGTTTTTTGAAACATTCCCGTTCAGTTTTGGATTTATTAGCCACACCTTGTCAAAGTCAATCGCCAGGCTCGGGAAGCATAATTCTCCTGATCAGAAACAGGTAAGGGCTTAATTTTCCAAATTGCCCACCGGAGCTGCTGAGGCTGTCCTGCGGGTTCCGCCTCCTTACTCGCGTTGCTACTGGTAACGAGGAGGAAAAGAGGTGGGCGTGTGCCCGGGGGAGCCAATGGGAGCGCGAGGACGCTAGGAGCGGTAGCCAATCAGCGCGAAGTCCCGCCTCCCGCCCTGCTGCCAACACGCCGCCTATATAAACCAACACATCGGCGCGGATAATCCAGTCTGACCGCTCATCGCTTGACCGAATTGGActttaaaaacaagaaaataaataataaaaaaaaaaacaacctttactCGGCTCGATATTGAAACTTTAGGAAGAAAAATGAAAGCGATAAGCCCCGTGCGGTCTTTCCGGAAAACCCCCGCCGCCTTAACGGAGCACTCGCTGGGGCTGTCGCGGAGCAAGACCCCGGTGGACGACCCGCTGAGCCTGCTGTACAACATGAACGACTGCTACTCCAAGCTGAAGGAGCTGGTGCCCAGCATCCCGCAGAACAAGAACGTCAGCAAGATGGAAATCCTGCAGCACGTCATCGACTACATCCTGGACCTGCAGATCGCGCTCGACACCAACGTCGCACTGGGCTCGACGAGCCTCCATCACCCGGTCACGGCGTCCAGGACCCCGCTGACCGCCCTCAACACAGACATCAGCATCCTCTCGCTACAGGTCCTTACTTACACTGACTCATTTccgacatttatttattattattctattttttttaaatcataatttgtatgaaaaaaaatgtttgtttgcaGTCTCCGGAGTTGCCATCGGAGCTGACGACAGATGACAGCCGGACTCTGCATCGCTAAAGGCGGTAAGTAATCTGCTGCTCCTGTCTGCTCATGCACGCCGGCCAAGAAgccgttttttttattattatttaattttttttttcattattggaTTTCTATCCGCCAGTGACATATCTCAATATGCTCCAAAACTGCCATATGCTTCCAAGTCCAAACATGCAGTTTGGTAGATATTTGTGTGCATGCGAATGGGAAGGCAGGCAGTCACTGTCATGCTTGCATTATAGCCTCTTGTGTCTATAATGAAGGGCATGTGCATGGAGGAGGGGGAATAATGGCTGTTTTGGACCATGTCTGCACATAATTGGTACAAGAAGTGGGTAGGCGCCAGCTGAGCGGCAATTACGATGATTCTTCCCCCAGATTGGAAGCTAAACTTGTGCAgaaaataagtgtgtgtgtgtgtgtgtacatctgGAGTGCAGGGTTTGCTCAGTATTGGGAGTGTTTGGTTAAATGTTAAAAAACTGTGTGGCTTCCTCCCTGGCGCCAGTCTGTCCGGATCTCTGCCTTTTTTCTAAACAcgcctctctctctttttcctcaaTCTTTTGCAGGTGTTTGGTCAAAGAAAATCACACAGGACCTGGGGAGCATGCAGGGTTTCCCCCCTCCCCTACTACTCaaaagaagataaaaaaaaaacaaaaaacatcctgTGTCCTCCTCCAGGCCTGCTGGATTATTTTTTTCCTCCCATCATGATGAGAGACTTTGTGCTTATTATGGGACAATCTTTATAATgtgatgtgctttttttttttttttgggatattattattatttaacttaAGATTTATTATTTGCGGGGTCCTTTCTGCAAATGGAAGGCGTGTTATATTCCCAATAGAGGGAGGAAAATGAGATTGTCACGAGGatgattattattactactatccGCCTCTTCCCCCAGCCCCCTTTCCTCTTATTCTCACCCTCCCTGTTGAAGTCTTCGCTTTTTTTGCGGAGGTGGGGATTTTGGTTATTTACGTATAATAAAAAGACGGGGGAAAATGTTTAGTCTTGTTTTGTCAGAAATTGTTGGCACATGAAGGACTGGACGTTGTCTAAAGAAGTACACAAAAAAAGAATGACCTTGTGAACTCTTCTCGGGAGTATATCTTGTATAGTTGCAGGCATGTCTGCAAAACGTGTAATGTTGGATTTAATTATGCTGAAACTTTTTATAAAAGTAATGTAAATTGTACCTTTTTTATACAAAATAAATGACGAAAGCAACTATAGCATGATTCCTTGTGTGTGTTTGGGGGGGTTAAAAAGATGCCACTTTGGGATTCCTCCTGCGCCTGGACTTGTGCATAAACACTGACAGAGAGGCAAACGGGACCCCGGGGTGCAGAGTTGCATTGAACGCTTATGTAGGGCGCTCTCTGACTGCACTTTTGCTTCCTTGGGTGCCATGTAAAGTAAATAGGATTAGATGGTTTAAGCGTGACAGCAATAAAAAAGGCCAAACTTGCTGTGATATTGCATAGGATGAATATATATGGTGAAATATACAATTATAAAAATGTACCTTGCATAAAACAAGAGGGACTTTTTGGGACATCATCTGCAGTGCAATGTTTAGAATATCATTAACAAAGacttacatttaaataaaaactaaacagTACAGTTCTAATCAAGAGTGCATACATTTTTAAAGTACCTCGTGAGTGTCCTCAAAAGACCCCTACAGGTACCCCACTTTAGGAGGGGGAGGAAGGTCATCAAAAAGCGTCTCGAGCTGCAGCACCGTTTATATGGAAAGTGCGCCATCTATCGGTCGACCGTGGATACAACTATCACTGTAACTGCAAGACTGATCCTGCAAGAAGAAAACGGTACAAGGGGTGTGAACCATCAAAAAGTGTACACATTTATTTCTTTAGACAAAGTATGGAGAAAAGAACACCTCAAAGTGCATGCAgttaacattttaacaaaagaGTGGTCCAAAGACaaccatttacattttttttgtgtaactTTTAATCCCTAAACGTCGCTACATAATAAGCACCAAAATGACAACACACAACAGCACCCTAAATACGAACACATTCTACTTTTCTTCTATTGCACATGACAACATTGGTAGTAAAAGTTGCATGGAGGCCTTTAAAGGACACTCTCCCGCTCGTCACCCAGACCCACAGAGCGCAGGTTCTGGTTGTGGTGGACGGTGGCGGTTGTGACGGCGCCTGGTGAGATAATGACAGCTGGTGAGACGCTAGGAGGGGAGGTGGCAGAGTCCTGCTGGTGGCCGCTGCTGTTGTTGGCGTTGGAGTTGGCGTCaccgctgttgttgttgttgagcgtGGCGTCGCTGTGGTTGAGGTTGCTCACCCCGCCGGCGGGCCAACCTTCGTCCGGGCTGCTCGCCACCAGGCTGGCCTCGGACGCCGCCTCGGAGCAGATGGACATGCGGGCCACCGTCGCATCCTGCAGGCTGCTGGGGAGGAGGCCCCTCTTCCTCACCAGGCCCTCCAGCTCCAGCTCTATCTCCCCGGGTCTAGCATAGTCTCCTGCCTCCAATGGGGATCGGTCACAGGACTGATCCAGGAGTGCTTTGGCGAGGAACCGGGAGGGCTTTGTCTTAGCCTCTTTTTGGAGGAGAGGCGTAGTGTTGTCCGCCTCCTCCGGGCTCGAGTCTTCATCGCTGGACAGTTTGCGGGTCCTGGTACTGTTGCTGTGGTCCAGCTTCTCGTCCTCCTCGGTGATGGGATCCAGGAGCTGGGCATCGGCCCCCGAGGGAGCGTCTGTGGCCTCGCTCGCCTTGGAGACTCTTTTCGTAAAGGACTTGCGGCCGCCGTCTTGGTCCGCTCCTTCCTTAGCCTGGGAAAAGGATTCAATGAAGAGAACGTGAAAATATACACAAGAGGAATGGTTGGATGGGAAATCTCTGCACAGGGAATTCAGTGTGGCGTTTTGGGCCAACAGAAACAAAGTTAGTCATTAAGAAAGTAGCAATGGTCGCCTATTTCCCACTATACTGTACACTATAATTCCAATGCTGCATTCATTTGCCTTACATCACTGCCAGCATTTTGCAACCCGAGACAAGATTGTTATTGTGCCCCTATTTCAGTTTTTAAAATTACTTCACACGCTAAAGCAAGGGTAGGGATTCTGTGGTTCTCGAgttagatgtggctcttttaataactgcatctggctctcaaatatatcttagctttgattgattgattgattgaaacttttattagtagattgcacagtacagtacatattccgtacaattgaccactttatggtaacacccaaataagtttttcaacttgtttaagtccggttccacgttaatcaattcatggtagctgacattgcctaacacgatataagtaatgaataattccgctggtaatcacagtgttaaaaataacgttcaaaatataaaacattctcatgctttctactgcacctgttcaataGGTCGCATTAATAATAAGTATTTCATttaattattggttagcttcagaaaatcaacgttattaaaaagaataagaaactcattttgctctaaaaatgttggtcttacttaaaaatgcacccaTTTAGTTTTAATCAGTGTTAACATATATTACATggaaatacactttaaaatatttggctttcatggctctcagccaaaaaggttcccgacgtcTGCTCTGAAGGCTGGGCTAGTACTGTAATACGGTCGTCCCTCGCTACATCGGGCTTCGAAGTTTGTGGTTTTTAATGGCGACGATGTGGGCATTCATGTCTACAGGGCTCTTTTAATGTTAAAACACATATTTAGGAAGTCCTTAACAGGCTTTATATGCTCTAGCTAAGAACATATTACatttataatgaataattcctacaACACAGCCAAGCCCGCGATCAATTTACAGCGATAACAAGGGTTTGATGTATTACTCTTGGGGAtcagaagtacatttgattatagGAGCATGAGTGTGTACATAAAAGACACAACCAGGGAGAAATAAAGTTAATTTATAATTAGATACTAATGTATTATTAGTATTGTGTAAAATATTGTATTACTAAAAATAGGAAATAAACAAACATACTACATTGACAAGTAGTATAATCCAACATGTTCAATAGTCATATTGCCGGTAACGTCCAAagttcatttaaaaaagaaaacaattgtgCTGATAGGTACAAAAGGGAAAGAAAAGTGTTCGATATCTCCTACCACAGTAAAGCCAATTTAAAACCGCTATGTCCCTTCAGCATGAATTAAAAAGGAAACGCAACACAATAAATGGGAAAAAAACTACGAAAACAATAATATCTTAGACACTTTATCTTGAGGGAAAATGTTTGGCCACCAAATAGACTTGCATAGTACAGTCGTTTTAGAAATACAGCCATTAAATCTGTCACGATGATGGCGTTTGAAGCAATGCTAAATGAGCAATGATCTCTTTGGCCTTTTGATGCTGCTGAACCAAAGTAAAACTATTACAAAGGACATGTTGACTTACCGCTGCAAAGAAGTTGAGCTGGGAAAGTAAAATTTTATCCTTGAGGTAATTTCATTCATCCGAGTAGAACAAGCAAATGCCGGATGATCAGCTACTCAAGTGAGCCGTGGCCTTAATCATGTTATCCCCCTAgtggttgtggccctaaacaactgcatagagcaggggtgtcaaaagtcattttaactcaggggccacatgcaggaaaatctattcccacgcggGGCGGACCGGCatggcaagataacttaaaaacaaagacaatttcagattgttttctttgttttactttgggcaAAAATAGAACGAGCCCTAtgtgaaaatgtatttatcacaaataatcctcttaaaaaaacacttcaagttagttgaaaattcctAGCAAAAACATTGATGCAGTTCCAGAAATGCACACAATGAAGGACACCATGAACTTTGACTTTGTCtgagtgtatctacaaagccaccAATCTTTAAGTCACACCctatctgggattgaacaaaataaataaaataatttccaGTCTATAAGATGCTactgttttcttacactttgtacgctgcggcttataagacggtgcggctaatttatggactttttttttttttgctgacagCCATAATGCAATAGTTTTTAATAAAACGACAACAAGCAAGCACACTGAAAAgacgtgttattgtttgtgctatggcaccaacAAGTGTTTATGTAAAGGGCCAGCTTTAGTCACAGTCCAGCTATGAGCATTCTTTTTTAATCAGAAATCAAGATGACCACGTCCATGAAAGGTATTCCTTCCTTATCGGACTATAAATAACTTCTGGACGCTCCTTCTGCCACCTCTAAACACGGTGGATGAAGAGGAAAGACAAATACATGTACCACATGAAAAAGGTAATATACACActatgtctatctatctatctatatatataaaaatatatatatatattttttcgaggtttctgtggtttatctgttatacagtgctcaataccggggtagagcggaatatacgttaggtcaagaaaaaacacagatgctatatcatccctacaagcctgtatatgtatgtatatatatatatatatatatatatatatatatatatatatatatatatatacatatacatgtatatatatatatatatatatatatatatatatatatatatatacacatacagtacatacatacatatatatatacacacatatatactgtatatacatatatatacatatacatatttttttccattttctaccgcttattcccttttggggtcgctggcgcctatctcagcaacagtctggcggaaggcggggtacaccctggacaaattgccacctcatcgcagggccaacacagatagacggacaacattcacactcacattcacacactagggccaatttagtgttgccaatcaacctatccccaggtgcacgtctttggaggtgggaggaagccggagtaccggagtacatgcaaactccacacagaaagatcccgagcctggatttgaaaccaggactacaggacctttgtattgtgaggcagacgcactaacccctcttccaccgtgaagccttatatacatatatatatacatacacatatatatatatacacacagatatatatatatatatacatacatatatacatacacacacatatatatatatatatatatacatacatatatacatacac
The sequence above is drawn from the Nerophis ophidion isolate RoL-2023_Sa linkage group LG03, RoL_Noph_v1.0, whole genome shotgun sequence genome and encodes:
- the LOC133550234 gene encoding DNA-binding protein inhibitor ID-2-like, whose protein sequence is MKAISPVRSFRKTPAALTEHSLGLSRSKTPVDDPLSLLYNMNDCYSKLKELVPSIPQNKNVSKMEILQHVIDYILDLQIALDTNVALGSTSLHHPVTASRTPLTALNTDISILSLQSPELPSELTTDDSRTLHR